The Kryptolebias marmoratus isolate JLee-2015 linkage group LG9, ASM164957v2, whole genome shotgun sequence nucleotide sequence attaaaagcgGAATTAGAAAAATATTCACAATTGCAGAAAGGTGGGGTTCTTTCGATGTGCCATGCTGTATTTTGCTAACTAACCTGCCTCATTAGGGAATTTAGGCACCCATAAAAGGACTATTTATGTCgtttaatttgtaaaatctCCACGCAATAGAAGAAAATCTCACTTCTTGCTTATTATTTTCCAGATGTTAGTAAAAGCATGTCATCCAGACAGAAGCTAGAGACGCAGCTAACGGAGAACAACATTGTTAAAGAGGTAACTCGGCTCATCTGGGATTTTTATATACAGATAAAACAGATCTcgtcatgttttctttgtgttgttacAAATATGTCTCCCATCCTTTCAGGAGCTCGACCTGCTGGACAGCTCAAACACCATTTATAAACTCATTGGTCCTGTTTTAGTGAAACAAGATTTGGATGAGGCCAAAGCTACTGTCGGGAAAAGGCTGGAGTACATCACCGGAGAGCTGTAAGTCCGGCTTCAGGACCTGCTGTGTTTCCATCACACATCACACTGCACTCCCCGCTCACACACCTGTCAGGCattaacacaaaataacaagaaTAAATGAAGGAGTTCATATCGCCCTctgccttgcatgccagagttttaaacgaagatGCTGCACcacctgttagcgctcagagtacaCGTTAGGGACGACTCttagttactaccacaccaaactaaCAATTAACAGACTGCGTAAGgtcgttagcaaaatatttcacgaccACTTGGACTGATTTTCTCGAAACTTTCAAGAACTAATCGATAAACacacgtctacagctgattaactgtcAGAcccagtccaattcaagatggctgccacagctatttgaccttggaaaaaataaaaaatggctcagtcagttttacagatattgagctaaaacttaatgtggtagtagctgagactcacctCCGACATGTAATACGAGTAACTCGCGCTAACCCAACGTATTTCCTAGAAACTTTGGCTttaacctgtctgtctgttagcaaaatatctgatgaaccccttaatgggttttaatgaatcTCTTAAGAAAGCAATCAATGAATGAACATCTCTACCGGATTCACTTATgtagacattttatttcaagatggccaccacagctgtttgaccttagaaaatacagatatggagctaaactgtggtgtggtagtagctgagtcatccccaATGCATATACTTAGTAAAACTAGCTTTAACCCGGGTGTGTTGTGTTTTCACGGCGAGCTGTGTGACGTTGTTCCGCCCGTGGCGCTCACCCGTTTTCCCGCCCTCTCCTCTCAGCCAAAGATACGAGACGCTCCTGAAAGACATGGAGAAGAAGTCGGAACAGCATCGAGAGGTCCTGACCAGCCTGCAGCAGGACTTCCAGAAAGCTCAAGGCCTCGCGAAGGGGAAATGATCGTCGCTTCCGCGCACAGCAGAGCGGAAATAAAACGTACGCCTACTGCACGGACTGCTGTGTCTCCGCCATTAATCTACGGTTGTTTTGACTGAGACTTTTCTGTTCTTACTAATAAATGTGGTTGTTTTCCATGAATGTCTGTGGGTTCTTTAAGCAATGTCTCCTTTTTTATGTTCCCTGACTAAACGTGGGACAAAAGGTCGGCAGCAGTACGTGTTGGTGTTCGTTAAACATTTGCTTCAATTAGTGAGGGGGATGTTAACCCCCCCTCCCAGGAGTGAAAAATAACACATCATTCAAAAAGAAAGTGCTTTTCTCTGCCATGTAAACAAAATTTGGAGCTTTTtatcaattttaaatttataaatct carries:
- the pfdn6 gene encoding prefoldin subunit 6, whose translation is MADAIQKKLKAELEKYSQLQKDVSKSMSSRQKLETQLTENNIVKEELDLLDSSNTIYKLIGPVLVKQDLDEAKATVGKRLEYITGELQRYETLLKDMEKKSEQHREVLTSLQQDFQKAQGLAKGK